The sequence TTGGACATTTTGGACGCCAGAAGTCTGTTTTTTCTGTTCTCCATAGTCTTTTTGTACTTCACTCTGGCTGCTTAGTAGCAGGCTTTATCTGATTCACTCCTCCATTTTTGTACATATCTGTGCCAACAGCTTGGGCAGACagtggcttttttttatttgtaaagaCATAAACTTGCTtgcatatataaataaaatgaaataagacACTTGTGTACTTGTTAAAAAGGGAACATCTGGAGtttgtgtctttatttcacattgaattgagttgaaatATGATGACGTTTTTACCTCAGAATCATCAGAATCATTTCTGGATGAAAATATAACTCCTGTTATGAATAAAAGTCTCTTCTATCAGAGCTTACAGCTGTACCCTGAACAGGACGCCCACAGCAGAGTGAGACGTCTCAGACTGGAGAAGATGTTCTCAAACCATCTAATGGACTCATTTCAGTTATGAATATAAAGTCATCATGCAGTTCAAGTTTGAATCGGGTCATAAAAGTGGAAAACTACAGTCTGAATGCAAATAATGAGCAAATTGTTAAGaaaagagacaaagaaaagTCAGGATTGATCTCACGAATCCACCTAATTCCCCTCAGTGACTCAGGTTCATGTTTCAGTCAGTTCATTGGATCAAGCCTCGACTTCTTCGTCTCACGTGTGGAATATGCTGAACCCACAGTGGCTCCTTTAAATCAGGGATGATGTATAACTCTGGTGGAGAATCCATGTTAAGTATTACGAGCAGCAGTAAACTTTGGTGAAATCCCATCAGAACATGTTGTGTTTCCTCTCTGTCGGCTCTCAGTGACCCTGAATCTGAACGTTACACAGAAGGCAGctttagtttctgtttttatCTCCTGAATGTATCCAAACAGTTTCAGATtcagaaaactttatttatcctaaaTGAGACATTCAGTCTGACAGCTTACGCAGTTCTCCCAGCTCTCCGAGCTCTCCGAGCTCAGATCAGCATCTGACACCCAGCAGCTGCCTCATATGAGGAGATAATCAGCTGAGAACAACATCAGGGGTTAAAAACATTGTCTGTATTcagcagaatcagaatcagaataacaGTTTGTTTCCTCATCACAGCGCCTCCCTGAGGGCATCAGAACTAATTCTCTGGAAAGAACTGGGCCAGATTGACTAATAATTCCTGGTATCTTCTAAAGTGAACACAGCTCCTTTAACTGGACTCCAATAATCTGTTTAATCTGTTTCTGTCCTTCACAGACAGCCAATAAAGCGTAAAAAACCTGATAAAAAGTATTTCTAGAAACACCAGAAGAGTTCAGCGTCCTCATCAAGTGGATTCTTTGTTGTTCTCTCTCTGTAATCGACTCTGTTTGCATCAAACTTCAGCTGGGGGTCAAACTCTGTTCCCAGATACTTGGATGTTCTCACAGTTTGGCCTCACTGTGTACGAAGCTGAGTTTTGGGTCATCAGTGTTGTGAACATTGTCCCGtttacatgaagaaaacacagcaGTGCAGAAAAGGATAAAACACCTGGTCTAAGTGAACGTCTGCAGGTTTCATTAGGCTGAGACTTTCCTCCACCTGCCACCTTCTAACCGTGtaatgacgtcactttgctcgTATCTCAGAGACGCTGCAGGTTTGACGAAATGGCAGCATTTGATGCATCAGGAGTGGGAACAGGtagatttatttgtgttttctatTATGGCCTCTGGGTTTTCTGTGGTGAGTGTTTCTCTGTTGAACATGTACGGAGCATCCTGAAGAGGAGAATCAGACGACAACAACCAGGGACTGCTGAAGAACGGACACAGATTTCTCTGAGAAACTGCAATAATCGGTGTCCTCAGCTCCCAAACACATTCTctcaaagaaataaagaaatgacagattgAAGGTTGCAGCTTTTGTGGAAACGAGGCTTGTTTTGTGCTGTTGAATCTTGTTCAGTGTGCTGAATCAGCTGATGTGGTgtgcacaaacaaacagactcATACGCATAAATCATTCACTGCAGTTATTGATGTGTCAGTAACACTGAGTGTTCATGTAACAGCTCAGACAGGTAATAACACACAGAGATGATACTTTAAAATACTTAatatattttaaatgttttgacttctttaaatgcaggttacatctcCAGAAATGAAGAAATTATCTCTGTGAAAGTATGAACATCTGAAGCTTTCACCTCCTTTATTCAAACATAACCAGCTGTTGCGTAACACAAAGGACAATTTATTGTGGTGAAACTCTGAACTGAGGGCTGATCCTCTCAGGCAGCTTCGTGTGTGACCGTGTCCACATGGTCATGATGTAATCTCCTGTGTGAGCTCAGCACCTGTAACAGGAAGCACATTCAGACCCAGCATCAGTTAAATGATTCCCAGGTTTTCATAGATGACGTCATCACCCCCGGCGTCGGCTCTGGCCAAACCGACGctaacagaggaggaggaggccgacGTGGAGGGGGTCACAGAGACCGAGGGAACGGGCGATGGCACTTTTTTGCAGACTTGAGCATAAAGGTGTGCGAATGGGTCGGGTTGGCTTTCACCTCCCTGCATCACTGAGTCTGCCTTGCTCACTGGCTCGGTGTAAATGGGTTCATCACCTGCAGAACACTCTGTTTCACCTGCGCTCGGGAGGACGGTTTGTTTGTTCTGGTCCGGACTGATTTTGTCAAAGACATCTGAGTAAACTGAATCCAGAACATCTGCCGTATGGCCGGGATGAGGCGCCGAAGAGGTGGGACGGGGCGTCTCGGATTCTTTTGCACCCGGAGGTTTGAGAGGAAGAAGGTTTGCAGGGTCGACGTACAGAGCTGTGGTCGGACGGAGCTTCAGGACGGATGGGACGCAGTCAGACGGGTCGGCATAAATGGCATCTGGTCGGCTGTCGTGATGGTCTGCAGAGGTTCTGCCACATGTGGGGACCAGCGGGAGCGGCATGAGGGTGATGGGAGCAGGAGCAGAGTCTGACTGACCGACCGAATCAGCCGGTGAACTATCCTCTAACGCAGGAGATCTCCTGTCCTGTGTCCTCAGCTTGCTGTCCAGCATGGCAGCCATGTTGGTCATATCTGGTATTTTGGGGAGGGGGGAGTGAGCCCGTATGTTGCTCACCGTCACCGAGACGGTCTCTCCCTCCTGAGTTTGGATGCCTGGCGCGGCTGAGGAGCTTTTCTGTTTGATGGTACTctgaatcagagagaagatctTCTCAGCCTGCTGGGTCTCAAAGGAGAAGGTTCCAGGACCAGAACCGCAGCGTCTGCCCGCTTCGATGCTCAAGGCCAGCTGGCAAGAAAACAGCAGAGAGGTGAGAAGACTCAGTCCAACACAAAGAGCCCTGCTATCATGTCAAACTTTAAGGATTCTCTTCCTCTGGGCTGCCTATCTTGTACCTTGTCTCTTCCGTATCGCCTCAGCAGCTTATACGGCCATTCTCTCACgatgttcttcttctgcgtGTCTTTCAGCTGCAGGGCCTCCTGTCCCACCTGCAGCCAAAACGAGCCCTGCAGGCCACATCGGACCGCTGCATCCGTCCTCTGAATCACCACCCAGAACAGG is a genomic window of Odontesthes bonariensis isolate fOdoBon6 chromosome 4, fOdoBon6.hap1, whole genome shotgun sequence containing:
- the LOC142378599 gene encoding docking protein 1-like, encoding MDSQTKTGKVYLRPHKAGKKWKLVWLSLFPHSSSGVGRLEIQDIGGGGAGGDHGSAWRHQPLGDRRVKVVRLSELISVLKLPPNAEACPMENMSAFCVETQDRTMVFAALKDECVDWVDKLCKSCFQRGGGGSGPDQLLMEENQIYASADEVPLFWVVIQRTDAAVRCGLQGSFWLQVGQEALQLKDTQKKNIVREWPYKLLRRYGRDKLALSIEAGRRCGSGPGTFSFETQQAEKIFSLIQSTIKQKSSSAAPGIQTQEGETVSVTVSNIRAHSPLPKIPDMTNMAAMLDSKLRTQDRRSPALEDSSPADSVGQSDSAPAPITLMPLPLVPTCGRTSADHHDSRPDAIYADPSDCVPSVLKLRPTTALYVDPANLLPLKPPGAKESETPRPTSSAPHPGHTADVLDSVYSDVFDKISPDQNKQTVLPSAGETECSAGDEPIYTEPVSKADSVMQGGESQPDPFAHLYAQVCKKVPSPVPSVSVTPSTSASSSSVSVGLARADAGGDDVIYENLGII